The genomic DNA GGGTGTTTTGTGTTGATGTTGCAGGATCTGAGGTGAAAAATAGAATTATAACTGAAACcacaatccgtgtatcatttgtttgttcgtttgtttttcattatgtaacaaaaacatcaaaaatgaaaaaaaaaaaaaacactcattttttgatatttgtttccaaaaccaaaatgaaaaaaatggaaaacgccttgtttttcaagttcaagctcttttgcttcggtatagaaaacaaaaaacggaaaacgaacacctttattcgtttaaTGTAATAAGGCCTTATTATGATGCTTATTAGCACAGAGGTGGCTTATTACATGTAGTGTCAGTGTGTTAATAAAaccattaataaatatattaagcTTTTTATTAActtatgtataaacttaatGATGTTAATAAGCATTTGATGAGGCATGTATgagagattattattattattattattattattattattataataataataataataataataataaattatatatatataattttattattattaagactcCACATGAGGAAAGTGTCCCACCTCTGCTTTGAATGCGGAGACTTGCTCAAAAATAAACACCTCCAGAAGTTCCAGAATGTTCATATCATTTTCAAGTtcattgtaatattttcaaatcATTGTggcttttatatttttgattttttacatacagtatattacatgACATTGTACAGTGTAATAgctatttttcaataaaatgagtgttgtaaaatttaaaaatgacactTTCCCTGTTCTTTGAAACATTTATGAAGGACTAATCatcttaaatatatttaaatattttgaataggtttgtattttttatttttttaaatggtggaAATACTTGCTACAAGGGGATTctggttatatatatatatatatatatatatatatatatatatatatatttttttttgataaatgtgACTTTAATCGTTGTGTTTGTTGGGTTTTGATAACTGGACCATTATAGAGCATTATAAGGAGTCtagatctatatatatatactgtatatatatatatatatatatatctagaTGAGCATGAAGCTGGAGTATTcaggaaaaataattttaaacttatgggagaacatgcaacatgcaaactgcacacAGTCAAACCATACAACACTGTACTGTCAGGGTTAAAcagagttttagttttttttttactatgaatTCCTGAGTCCTAAACCCACACTGGACCAAAGACAGTGAGGCTGTGATGGGTCGGCTAAGAGGGAGGAGCTAAGGAAGAATGAAAGGGTTCACACAGAGTCTGCAACTAGACAACAGAGGAGCAGAGTTAGTGTCTATAGGTTAACCAACAACGCTGCCACAAACCAGAACTGACCGAGAAGATTCAAACCCAAGGTGTGAAAGCTGTTTGGACCAAAGAGGCCTGAGATCCAACCAAAGGAAAGGAAATGCAGTGAGAAAACCAAGTGATGGATGCTGAAGCAGGCGTCAGACGGGCCAGAATAATCAGGTACAACACCGTCATCATCTCTAGTGTTGATATATAACAGGAGGACTatagtaatgtgtgtttttattcactttttgaattcaatctaaatctacagTTATGTATTGTTTGTTGCTCAGgctataaaatgtattttattaatatttaaatgcaCAAATAAAAGTTTTGAATGTGTTCAGAAAGACTTATTTCATTCTTatgccttgtgtgtgtgtgtgtgtgtgtgtgtgtgtgtgtgtgtgtgtgtgtgtgtgtgtgtgtgtgtgtgtgtgtgtgtgtgtgtgtgtgtgtgtgcgtgtgtgtccatAAACGTCACTGTGTTGCTGATTAGACTTATCTGTATTTCGATGGCTTTGAAAAGCACAAACCTGTGGGTGGAATGCAAATGTTTTGGTTTATGGGAGCGAGAGACATTTCAACATGTCTCTGTGTGCAGACTTCACATGATGCTCCAGTCCTCGGGGCGTCACAAAGCACACACTGTGCCCTCCACAGACCCTGCGTTTGTCCTCCATCTCCTTCCCTCTTTAGCATTTAAAGTCTTTCTCTCACTCCAAGTCAACCCCACTGATTAGGGACGAGATTTTCCAAATACTTCACGACACCCACTTAAAACCCCAGTGGCCATGATGTTGTTAGTCTCTGCTCTTCATCTCTTACAAGGACTCTATTGTTGTCCTGTTTAGCTGCTGCTGTCCCACTAATAGATGTTAATGGTTGATACCAACATTGTCTGTTCACGACCAAACCATGACAAACCTCTGGGCCACCCACGAGTGCTTGTGAAGAGCTTCAtgtgacgtttttgtcttttttctcatGATGATTTATCTTCAAGTTCATCTTTTGCAGTTTGCCTGACATCAATAAAAAACCTATGTTGAAATTCGATCAAGGTTAGCGTAAAATGTCTGAGGTCGACTCTAACACTGAGCAAAAGTGCATCAAACAATGAAACTCAAAGAGGATATAGTATTGAATATGTGTACTGTGTATGAACGTAGGGGATTACTATGTTCATCAACAGTCAGCGTtatgaataatgaccaatctgaagcATTagtacaagaaacaacaaaagctttgtgtgttttctctgttgttctttgtgtttttgtcattttgtgtgttattgttgctgttttgtacatttttttgtcattctgtatgtatttgtttttctttatgaaactgtgtatttttgttgttgtttttcaagtctttcatacatttttgtaatttattttattggcatttttttttttttaaatcagtatttttgtagtttttggaGAACTTCTGTACATTACCTTTAGGGACCACATAAAAAATAGttgttctttgtgtattttccacaattttgtaatttttttggagctagtttgtgtgtttctgctattttattgtgaaatttgtgtgattttagagTCACTTTGCACAGCTACTTTGGATaaagcataaaattagaccaagggttAGTGCTGAAATGTCTGAGGTCGACTCTAACACTGAGCAAAAGTGCATCAAACAATGAAACTCAAAGAGGTAATAGTATTGAATATGTGTACTGTGTATGAATGTAGAGAATACAATGTTCATCAACAGTCAGCGTtatgaataatgaccaatctgaagcATTAGTACAAGAAACAActaaaggtttgtgtgttttctttgttgttttttgtgtttttgtcattttgtatgttattgttgctgttttgtacatttttctgtcattctgaatatatttgttattctgtgtttaatgagtgtctatttttgttcttgcttttcattttttgagatattatatcatttttttttatcagttatAAGCAGtttttgagacattttataCATTCAATTTGGGGACCAcataaaaattgttgtgattttgtgtacttttgttgtcctttgtggatttttctgcgattgtgtacatttttggagttattttgtgtgtttctgctattttattgtgactttttctttgattttgtgtgattttggagtcacattgaacatttactttaggggatgcaaaaaataaaccaaGGGCCTCAAGATACGCATGTCTGCTATATTTAATATGATTTAATATGACTCAAAACAAAgcatcatttgaaaaaaaatacaaaatatataaataaatattgaaatattatttttttatttatttatttattttaatagatTGAGTCATTATTGCATCCCAGgtcattattttatgtttgtataataataataataataataataataataataataatataaacataaatataaatataataaatacagaTAGACATTAgctgtaaataattaaaatccaaaataaaataaataaataaaatctgagCAAtctaaaggtttaaaaaaaaacactgaaaacaaataataatttgaaaaataaataaatacaaaatatataaataatataatttaattgtttgttttttatcttaGGTCATAattcgtctcctttttcggcatgtacaaaaaagaaaaaaaaaaatgtaaaaaaaaaaaaaaaaagtgaatgtaaccatgtcggaaataaactgaataaataaaataaaaaataaatatgtttatgcaataaataaaaaatattacaatgtaagtaagtatatatatatatatatatatatatataaatatatatataaaaaacactaaaatcaaagcATAATTTGAATATATATGCCCAAAATACCTTCTCCATTTCACTTTCTCTCGACAGTTGACTTCTCTCTCTCATAGCGTTTCAGGATTGGCCTTtacccttcacacacacacacacacacacacacacacacacgcacacacacacacacacacacacacacacacacagctgtcacCTGTCAGTTTTGTAGTAGCCGTTTCCTGGTGTAGCTCAGAATAGCTTAGTGGGAAAGTTGCTGAAAGTAAAAGAGCAGAACATCGTGTGGGATAATGAACAGATGACCACGAGAAATAATCTCGGCCGCAGTGGAATGTGGTGAGTGTGAATGACTGTTGATGGAAGGTAAGGCCTGTTTGTCCAGAGAAAGTATAGGATGGTCTCAGGTTTTAGCCACGATGACCTTTACAGCTTCATTTAAAGGTTTCTATAAGGAGATGTTGATTTGCTCGGTTAAAGGGTCATTGACAAGTTAAATTTGAGGTGATATTGAATTATATCTATGACTTTGTGTGAGTGTTTATCTCACAGCTTCATGAATGCAACCATCCCACTTGTTCCtgcatttctgatgtttttttgtctgttttcgtCCTTCAGAATGGAGGATCAGGACAGAGTCAGCCAAGCTTCCAGCGTGGCCACCATTTCCTACTTTCCTGTCAATAAGGTTTGATTTAATGCGTGCACGTCTCTTATTATGCAAAAACATGTTCACTGGATGGGAAATActtgttatatatatttgtgtgtctttgtgtgatGACAGCAAAGCGATGGAAAGCTGCAAACATTTGGAAAGAGATGTCAGTCCGCTAAGAGAGACCCAAACTGCCCGGTGATCATTCGAGGATGGCtgaacaaaaaagtaaattcttgttattttattttgcaaatattgCCTAAAAAGAATGGTgtacattatatatttttttccaggACAGTGCTGGTTTGAAGCTGTGGAAGAGAAGGTGGTTTGTCCTCTCCAACTACTGTTTGTTTTACTACAAAGGTAGATTAAAACTACTGCAGCCATGcataaaaaaaacctgtcatACTGTCTGTATTCTGTTATTGGCTTTTTTGTCGTGTTTTCACAGACAGCAGAGAAGAATCAGTGATGGGTAGCATCCCGTTGCCGAGCTACAAAATCCTCTTCTGTACGCCACGAGAATGCAGGAACAGGAAGTTCACCTTCAAGGTAACACAAATGCAGccaaataacacacacagtgcaataaaacaatacaagtaGCAGCAGAAGGAGTTTAATTATGCatatagtgcaaaaaaaaaaaaagaaaaatggagaTTTTGATTCAAAACTGTATGTTAAAATTAATGCTAAAAGTTCAGGATAGATACACATGCcaaaatgcttttattgtgtgttatgttatgttagaatcagaatcaaaatctgtttttattgctattatGTGAATATGCGTAGGCTTTTATACACAGAACAAAATTGTGGTCAGAAGTCTTGgcttttaccaaaaaaaaaaagaaggggaAAAAAGCATAAATGGtcagaaagaaaatgaaatgaaataccAAACAGAAAGGCAAGAATAGCACGTTTCAAACACAAGACAATTCAATGTGcgtttacatgattaaaaagatttaacagtttgaaaatcaataacaacatttcaaatcagcagtaaagacattaaatcaacaattatgtgattaaaaatctccctcccaatcatacgcagtagagaaaaaacataaacacaagtaagaaaatatatacacatctgaaaaaacatctgaaaaaagTATAGCAAGTTGTGTGATACAGAAGGAAAACTTATATTTTGGATCTCTATGTTGTACGAACGATGTATTTCAATTATACAAACGTGATGTTACATTGTTTGATGCATGGAAATGATCACCAGTCCATATGTCTAATGGATTGTATCACCATCATTGTGTAAAACTAGGTGGTGCACCAGGGAATGCGCTCCTACTTCTTCAGCGCTGACACTCAGGAGGACATGTTGGGATGGGTTCGAGCCCTCAGTCAGTGTGCTGCTATGGAGCTGGACAGCGCCTTAAACCGGTGGGCTCCACCTCTGTCAATCTCTCACTTAAACTATACGTCTTTGCACTAAATCAGACAATCTGTGGTCCATTTCTTATCCTTTTAGGCGCTGCTCAAGTTACCAGGATTTCACACATTTAGGTGACAGCAGTGAATCAGTGGACTTTCCTAAATCCCCCTCTGATGAAGCAGGGCTTTCCCAGAGGAGGAGAAACGTCAGCAGGACTGTGAGCGAGCCGAATCAGCTCAGTGGAGGGAGGATGGGGATCATGCAGAAGGAGAGACGAAGTGTGCGGCAGAGGAACAGCAGGTTGTTCTACCTTTTTAGAGCCAGGGTATATCTTTTCATTGAACAAAATCCCAAGGCACACTtcgtagcctatattaacaatagaGGGGGTTCTGtgaccataccagcctgtcattgcccaatctctttagatctctgaagctaagcaggtctggttactagttggatggagaccactgagaattccaggtgccacagtggggtggcagtcgtttcagtggtatctgtcattgtgtccctgggcaaggcacttcacccacattgcctagtatgaatgtagtgtgtgagtgagtgagtgttggtggtggtcggaggggcctatggcgcactatggcagccttgcttctgtcagtctgccccagggcagctgtggctacaatagtagcttaccaccaatAAGTGTGGAGTATAAGAATATtgtcttaattctgtaaagcgccttgagtgtctatgataaagcgctatataaaatccaatgtattattattattattattttcacctATGTCATGTTGTGGGCAGTAACCTGGATGCGctgccatattggaggcactcggAGGTAAACACTGCAATAGATAAATgtccaaaaccacagaaaagctcctcaaaatgcgttATAGATGagaaggcatacagggaaggacttggtcaccatatttggaaaagttatggtttattggtgtatttttaccagatttttatgaataaaatgcTAATGAGACTCAGACTCGTGGAACAGGGAGGGTTAACAGGGTCTCCTCTCtgctctgacctgcagctgTGGTCGGGGGTTGTTGTGAAGCTGACAGGCTGTCTGTGCTCACAGCAGTTCAACGGCATATTTACACACAATAAATACTTAggttttaaaaatgcttttttgaCCAATTCAgtgaaattgaataatttccTAAAGGACACCTGATGCAAGCGTGCCGCCTCACTACGGTTACTTAATTCAGACATTCCTCCACAGTGTATCatattattcttctttttttctgttttcacagCCCATCAAACATCACACCAAGCCCCTCTGGCAGTGGCGCCCCCGTCAAAAACCCACCTTTAGATAAAGACGTGTTGGTGCCAGGGTCGTTGGTTTCAAGGGGTCAGCTGGGATCACGGTCTCACACACCTGTGGGCCGGGTCGACATTCGACCCAACGATGAGCCGCTCATGCTGGGTCAGACTCTTTACTTCGCACCTGCCTCCCCTCAGCTGGAGTTTAAATCCACTCCCACCACCCCTGACACGGACAGATGGCAGAGCCTGAGCAAGGTCAGGCCTGACTCAGCATTATTTGTATCCCAACCATTGGGGAAGTTCATCTAAAACAATGTGATGACGATTTTTtggccgggctaccggactcaaaacaccactccctttgttgttgttgttgttgttgttgttgtgtacactagttaaaatcatgagtcaaatattacgacggttggtggtatcGAACCGTTGGcatataccaatatataaatggggcccattacttcgTACGTGTCAAgtgggcgccagggggccccattttttaaatgactactcctccattagttctcgttagatcggaatgcagtatAGTATGAATACTCTCAAAAAATATAATGAGATGCTCTGAGCTGTTTTTTGCAAGGTGGctcgggggcccaccccccatttcctgtaatttctaaattcatgggaacatagtcatgtgacatattgtttcaaaggtaattcaacgtagattacgattatgcctcgcacaatttgatgAGGGGCCCGAGGggcctgcccccccccccccctttttttaggcaatttccattaaagttgatttctcatttgtgagtcaaatattacgacagttggtggtaccaaatcactGACTCATACCAATAAATGAATGGGGctcattactccgtatgtgccatggGGGCACCGGGGGGCCCcacttttcaaatgactactcctacgtctgggctgtaatttgacatggatattctatgagcggatgtcaagagcctttcggagacctttttttacacggtggaactgagtcatttgactgaattctcatgAACGTGGTATGTGCTATTCGGCGTGGAGACGTTccacgggcccggccgtagttcagaCAAACTTGTTAATTAACCTAATGATTTTATAGCCAACTGTGCAAATATTAAAGCTTTTCAGCTGTTCCCACTTAACTTACATTGATTCTATATGTATGTGTTTGTAGCCTGTTCCGACATACGGCTCCGTCCATCATACACCAAGTGGAAGAAGACCACTAGAAAAggtgattatatatatatttaaagtataaatcattttgtgggtgttttgtcacttttcatGCCTATTTTCTCTCCTCTTTTAGAGCTTTTCCACAGGAACGCACACAGACCTGCTGCCCCCCCTACCTCCCTCATCCAGAGTGTCTCACCCTCCAGAGcaacaccaccaccatcatcaccatcaccgcAGCCATTTATCCGTATGTGTGCTGCCTCCTGCCTTGGTATAACTGAACTATGCACATGtcttttgtataattattaacTTCTATTGGGCAACGGTGTTGGTATTCTCACTATACAATTATGAAACTATGTCACTTTacacacaaagtacacacaGACATACTGGCAGCTGTGGTTGCCAGGGCAATTTGGAAAAATGTCTGTAAATCTAAAACCATTTCCAAATTCACTGTAATTTAGTTATGTTGTGTTTAACAATTACatgttaaataaacaacaattaGGTGTAAATTctacagaaaaaatatttgtttattaggaGCATAGTCATAGAAATTCACTGGAAAGGGACTGGACTGtttaaattacacattttaactcatttgagattttttttttttttgttttaaattaaaggtcTATCATAAGTTGTTGGATTAAAACTGTAGTATTAACTTCAAAAATGTAAAgccatttttacatttacaaattatttattttaaatcccACTGCTGCTCAtaaactacattttattttattttattttattttattttattttattttattttattttattttattttattttttatagtgtaACAACACTAATTCTGCTTTATGTGTTTATTATATGTTTTGCTTTCTATGTTTTGTGTCTAATAAATAACTTGATCTATTTGCTGTATTAATACACTTGAAGTTATAAAAAGTACATTTCTGGTTTTCTAACACAAGTATTGCTTGATCATGATTCGGATCTGAATTGTATTAAATTGATAGttttttgtaaaagaaaaagcAAATGCACAGTTGTGTGTAGACATATTATAAGTGGTTGTAATAACAGTcatacttattttattttaatttgactaCATTAAATgctgattattaatatttttctttgattCTTTAAGAGAAAAGTTTTATGAACATAACAATGACTTTATGCATTTCAGCCACCAAAAACAGACTCCAGGGAATCTCAATTGGTTTGGCCACTCGAGGGTGATGCAGATGTAAGTATTAATCAATCAGAGATCAGTGATTATTGACTATGATACAGATCATCAGCTTTTATTGTAaggatgtgtttttgttgtctctcTTCAGGCTGTGTTAACCAGGTTGTGTGGCTGTGATAAACTGCTACAGTCTCTGTCTGTAGAACTGGCTCAGCTCACAATGGAGAAGGTTtgtcaccaaaaacacatgagtTCAACATTATTATGGTGTGATCCAGACAAAAACCTCATTTAAAACCAATCTGGttcattttaaagttgttgGTTTAAATGAAGTGGTCTGGGACTGTTGCAGGACAGTGTGCAGTGTGCATTGGACGTGTCTAGGATGCAACTGGAGGAGTGGAGGAGTCAGGGGCCCCGAGCCCATGATGAAGTCCTGACCCAGAAGGCTTTGCTGCAGGAGGAGCTTGTTACAATCCGGGCAAGGATGTGTGATGTATCTCTGGTGTGTGAGAACACGCCCACACTAATCATGACGCTGAAATCTGTCTATTTTAacataatatgttttttttgtttgttttttactctcTTTCCCTAAAAAGGAAATGGAGCAGGTGTGGAGTCAGTATGAGAGGATGGAGAGTGAGCTGTCGGTCATTCGTTCACACCTTCAGCACATCTGTAACTTTGGAATTCCCCCAGTatatccattattattatttttgacacaGCATAATAATCACGTGTCTCTGATATATCCATTGATAAACACTTTCTATCCAATCAGGAGCAGTCTCTGGCTCAGAGAGAGCTGTGGATGATGGAGGATATCCTTACTGGACTGAAGGTCAACAGGGATCACATCTGCTTTCAGCTGGGACTGCAGAGACATCACAGTGGGTTACGTTATGTTCTATAGTGActagggttggagtcaattacatttttagacTACAATTACGTCTTAAATAATCCATGTTCGATCACAACTCATTTAGGATTACAGCGACATTCCaaatagaattttaattaaaatcattattttcccctgaaagtcgaTATAAATTATGTtctgaattactaaagttcaattacaactagaatatttgcatttcttgaagaaaatgcaagtgaggacgCAGGTGCTCGCCCgcatcgcactgcattagcattaactagcattcgTGTTAACTAGCATTTGCATTACcgtttaataaataagcccataaaacataacctttctcttgtgttagctttctgttagcatcttttatgataacgggtcagtttgacccatgtcttaaatcaactttaaattaaacaaaaaaatataattgatcatctaatttgtttttcatctcttggttacgttgttaggcttcctaatcaataaaaatattggtattaatatttttggtgtgggtgtcggagccatttttctgtcagtatatcccttaattcatttattttattgttttatggtAAAATGAGCCAGAAGGGAATTAACAGGTAaatttgaaacatattttttaattgttaaccATGTGTAAGCCATATAACTCACATGGTTCCAGAGATTTAATAACATTATAAGTGACAGTTTTTAATAGAATGtttatgacaattacaattacaaagtaatttaTCAACAGCAGCATGTTTTTCCAATTATGattagttataattgtaataatttacacaattacaattagaattgaccccaaccctgatagtGACACATGTTGACTATGGtgaccattttctgtctctttgTCAGTTTTTCAGTCTCCACATCCTGGGTCTCCAGGTTCACCAACAGAGAGGCTACAGAGTGGACTGACAATGGTAACAAACGACCACGTCAGTCTGTGTCTATAGAATGTTCATCGTTTAATTTTGTTCATATGATTTCTTCAGGATTTAGATCAAGCCCCACCAGTCCGCCCACCGTTACCTCAGGAGCTGCAGGAAGTCCACCAAAGCAGGGACCAAGACTCTGTCCAGACTGAATCACCCTCTGATGtagttattatgattattatcaacACTGAACTTTGAAGTTTTGACCATATACTTACGTTTATGTCTCATTATTCTTGTCTTTTAGGTATACTACAGCCACACTGTTGATCCGGTGCACACACGAGAGAAGAGCCAGCCTGACCTCCTTAATGTGAATCCACAGAGAGATGCATCTGGTTGGAGCAAATCTTTCCATCATGCATGACATGAATAGACTGAAATTATactacatttatgtatttatttatttttccaagtaTTTTTATTGGGTTTCATATATATTCTTACATATATTCTTCTAAAGGTAtacaacacatttttgttatttttcaaacacacaaaatatacacagaaatatGTAAATTTAGATAAACAAAGGCATTACAGTGTGTTCCAAGTTGGTCAGTACAACCCATTAATGTCCACAATGTTACACAAACTGTCAAATATACATTAGTCTTCCAAAGATTATATATTATTGACTAAGGAGAGAAAATGGCCCCAAGTCTTATTAAAATTGTCTGAACAACCTCTTAAACTGAACTTAATTATCTCTAAGTAAATGAAAGCCATGCTACAATTTGCTGTGGATGTATTTGTGAGATCTGCCTAAACTATGTGCCAGTTTCTTGtgatttgaacctttttttttgtctctatcCTTGTTTCATCTTCAGAATCACAGTCTGTTTCTAAGTGGACCCCACAGGACACAACCACCTATTCCACCAAGGTTTGTCCTCATAACGTTCCGTGTGATAGACTGATCCAAAATGCTCCAAATATAGAAGCCTTCAAAGCTGATTTTTCCCACTTTGCAATCACAGCCAAATTCCAATTCTCTGATTCTTTCATCCTCCTTGCAATTAGGGCATGTTGCAGTGTCATTTACAGCCATGAGGGGGAAGCAGAAGCTCATGTCTCCTCACTGTTCCTCAGTgtcactccaaacacacacgcacacacacacaaccccccCTCATTCTCCTCTGAATGCATAaatgcacacacagacatataagTCAAAGCATGCCAGCTGTCCTACGTGTTCATTTACACACTGCTGCATAGATGCAACTACAAAGCCACAGTTTCATCAGTCAGGAGgcttcattttgttttgctaTGCAAACATTTGCTTGGTCCTTGAATGTGGCTAAAGTAGTGTTGTAAAACTCGAGACCGGTCATAGATTtcaaaggtcttggtcttgtcttggacttgAAAGCTTCTTTATTCGATCCCGTCTCGGTCTCGGAGTGCCCGAACTCAGGATTTTTTTGTCAAGACCAGCGTTTATTtatgctattcttcaactttacTAATGTGAGGAGAAGAACTTGGCTTCTTTGATTCATGCGTAACCTTTTTTTtggtctgtcaaatgtattataaagaaactaaaactaaagagaggtTCTTGAACTCTTCAACCTTGTGGTGGtttttgaaattgatttttatggccttggtcttgtcttggtcttggtcttgtcttggtctggACTTCCAAAAGTCTTtatcttgtcttggtctcgggcGAGTCTTGGTCAATGGTGGTTGGTTAA from Gouania willdenowi chromosome 19, fGouWil2.1, whole genome shotgun sequence includes the following:
- the plekha4 gene encoding pleckstrin homology domain-containing family A member 4 isoform X2; translated protein: MDAEAGVRRARIIRMEDQDRVSQASSVATISYFPVNKQSDGKLQTFGKRCQSAKRDPNCPVIIRGWLNKKDSAGLKLWKRRWFVLSNYCLFYYKDSREESVMGSIPLPSYKILFCTPRECRNRKFTFKVVHQGMRSYFFSADTQEDMLGWVRALSQCAAMELDSALNRRCSSYQDFTHLGDSSESVDFPKSPSDEAGLSQRRRNVSRTVSEPNQLSGGRMGIMQKERRSVRPSNITPSPSGSGAPVKNPPLDKDVLVPGSLVSRGQLGSRSHTPVGRVDIRPNDEPLMLGQTLYFAPASPQLEFKSTPTTPDTDRWQSLSKPVPTYGSVHHTPSGRRPLEKSFSTGTHTDLLPPLPPSSRVSHPPEQHHHHHHHHRSHLSVCVLPPALPPKTDSRESQLVWPLEGDADAVLTRLCGCDKLLQSLSVELAQLTMEKDSVQCALDVSRMQLEEWRSQGPRAHDEVLTQKALLQEELVTIRARMCDVSLEMEQVWSQYERMESELSVIRSHLQHICNFGIPPEQSLAQRELWMMEDILTGLKVNRDHICFQLGLQRHHIFQSPHPGSPGSPTERLQSGLTMDLDQAPPVRPPLPQELQEVHQSRDQDSVQTESPSDVYYSHTVDPVHTREKSQPDLLNVNPQRDASESQSVSKWTPQDTTTYSTKKIKIKMSEEEQIERMKRNQERMMKKKPPTSSQSAQAPSSSSEAGEEGAFPLRVTRVVTAMLPSSLVARRVSVEAPPAELDTPLPEQVPAEVQQKKAEQRSKMLNKPSRLLYLDRNDHSPSAVEKNEDYLNKMNKRQQGAFRNFKREHWLEGTPQTKDVPSSQQEEKESENLDNKAEEESLAHVARDTSADICLTPEQREAKLRRVERIRERVIQSAVNDNATKLGKIENRGRKMEVSKLLKNHRSPTGHETRDDCGSRRNNSKSSAQLKCSNRTDECEDGEHQHANKSKSQVKPESRWPHSGRPGFAKTKLRRPGSPYHISSMTVYQQEGGKGFVELAEDKRKKLEEQINGEDENDFNTFDQRAKWYLSTNQWQGFIPLQIPGIETLCEEDAADVENQAVCSDDITDSNGFSSAVSESLEKMKENHSLFYKIACDISISDSDLPKTDGNAQPSSRPEEEEDIMQQDSKDIQENASIKTSEHTPMEKSDDSIIPTNEYKDEQITQGSQSPNSLPDRIQDSNASRRDKPSLTQEVVNVPIDPESSQPLKRCTSLSKDNSEISQKQYNKHDDDVSDSAQEGRKVIRSASFGKARVTVLRTSL